The following proteins are co-located in the Pseudoalteromonas sp. N1230-9 genome:
- a CDS encoding sugar ABC transporter substrate-binding protein, with protein sequence MQQVVWGLLLFAVFNSHAKTINLAHTVKHENFSQLFGKLAEQSGLTIHSVLVDQKALKVRLVQNAHTSNMTDVIIVPADHLGLSEYANFSEIPTSLIAQTTDKRTLDTARVSGKLIGIPIIQGNHLLLFYNSKFIKSPVTDWQDIEKLKPTLPSHVKLITWSFMEMYWFIPFLSAFEGNLIADGQAQLNTPSMHDALRFVWGLNARDIVDSQCDYACSHQAFQQQQAAFIVNGAWALNTYQQALGENLSVQSLPSLNGRVMQPYYSTFVLAFPNDSLNGPNKDNLRKFAKLAQEASFQRLIWQEISDIPVNIEVLEHLKNEQGTVFGTLVDALKETKPMPSTATMIIVWEVLNKGFSRFGSGALTAEQTGQFMQGLAERSIANDGVQ encoded by the coding sequence TTATTTGCAGTATTTAATAGTCATGCAAAAACCATTAATTTAGCTCATACAGTGAAGCATGAAAACTTTAGTCAGTTGTTCGGTAAGCTTGCAGAGCAAAGTGGTTTGACAATTCACTCAGTTTTAGTTGATCAAAAAGCGTTAAAAGTGCGCTTGGTGCAAAATGCACATACTTCTAACATGACTGATGTTATTATTGTACCCGCAGATCACCTAGGGCTTAGTGAGTATGCTAACTTTAGTGAGATCCCTACTTCTTTAATCGCTCAAACAACAGATAAACGAACTTTAGATACAGCAAGGGTGTCAGGAAAGCTAATCGGCATTCCTATTATACAAGGTAACCACCTGCTACTTTTTTATAACTCTAAATTTATAAAATCTCCTGTTACCGATTGGCAAGATATTGAAAAATTGAAACCTACATTGCCAAGCCACGTAAAATTAATAACGTGGAGTTTCATGGAAATGTATTGGTTTATTCCATTTTTAAGTGCTTTTGAAGGTAATTTGATAGCTGACGGCCAAGCTCAACTTAACACACCTTCTATGCATGATGCGCTACGTTTTGTTTGGGGTTTAAATGCGCGAGACATTGTTGATAGTCAGTGTGACTATGCGTGTTCTCATCAAGCATTTCAGCAACAACAAGCCGCGTTTATTGTTAACGGAGCATGGGCACTCAACACTTATCAGCAAGCACTTGGTGAAAATCTGTCAGTGCAATCTTTGCCTTCTCTCAATGGGCGAGTGATGCAACCTTACTATTCAACCTTTGTTCTTGCCTTTCCAAACGATAGCCTCAATGGCCCAAATAAAGATAATTTACGTAAGTTTGCCAAGTTGGCTCAAGAAGCATCTTTTCAGCGCTTAATCTGGCAGGAAATTAGTGATATACCTGTAAATATAGAGGTGTTAGAGCATCTTAAAAACGAACAAGGGACTGTATTTGGCACTTTAGTTGATGCTTTAAAAGAAACAAAGCCTATGCCCTCAACGGCAACCATGATAATTGTTTGGGAGGTGCTTAATAAAGGTTTTTCACGTTTTGGCAGCGGAGCGTTAACAGCTGAACAAACGGGGCAATTTATGCAAGGCCTTGCTGAACGTTCAATTGCAAATGATGGGGTGCAATGA